In the Cicer arietinum cultivar CDC Frontier isolate Library 1 unplaced genomic scaffold, Cicar.CDCFrontier_v2.0 Ca_scaffold_988_v2.0, whole genome shotgun sequence genome, AAGCAATCAATAAATGTCTAATAGGCCACCACAACATTCAATGATTCAACAATATAAAGTTTACCTGAATAATTCCTTTTACTCTCCACACTCCATGCTTGAGAACAACAATTTGGGGATCATAAGGGTGTAATTCTCTAAGTTCCTGTCTAACACCCTCGAAATTTGCATTGTGTTCAGTAGACAGCTGAATCGCTGCAACCCCACCAGTATTCCCAACTTTCTTACCCAACACAACACGATAATCTCCCACATTTGCGATAAAAAGCGTCTGCTGAAAAATCACTCCAACCAAACAACAAGTTCCAGTAGTTGCAACTTGTGGTCGAGCATTCCATAATTCAGAAACCATGGCAGTAAACCCTTCTTCAGTTAAACGAAACGCCGCTTGAATCGTCTCAGCGGTCACAACACCCTGTGACTCACTCGATATCGCTGCTGATTCAGCTTGCTGCAATAAACAAGTCAATAAACAATCACAGTGAATCCTCTCAATATATCTCAAATAGAAATCattcatcaaacaatatatattataaaaaagataaaagggGTAGCATACTTGAGAAACCAATACATATTTTTCTATGACTAAAGATTTGAACTAGCTGGTAATCTTCAATCTTGCATTGCATAGCTGCCACTATATATCAATCCTTAAACACCTTATTGACAAACATATGACAAACCAAAGAGAACCGACCTCAGGCGCATAACGTCAAACACCTAACACTCACTCTTTCACCTAACCAAACTCCAATTCTCACAATGATGCCGGTTTTCAAAACCCCATTCAACGGTTCCTCCGTCAAGTTCAGTCCATTCTACGAAAACCGCAAAGCCGTCAGCACCACTCAACCCCGTTTGCCGTGACTCTTTCCTCTCCAGTTCATGGGATGACACCNNNNNNNNNNNNNNNNNNNNNNNNNNNNNNNNNNNNNNNNNNNNNNNNNNNNNNNNNNNNNNNNNNNNNNNNNNNNNNNNNNNNNNNNNNNNNNNNNNNNNNNNNNNNNNNNNNNNNNNNNNNNNNNNNNNNNNNNNNNNNNNNNNNNNNNNNNNNNNNNNNNNNNNNNNNNNNNNNNNNNNNNNNNNNNNNNNNNNNNNNNNNNNNNNNNNNNNNNNNNNNNNNNNNNNNNNNNNNNNNNNNNNNNNNNNNNNNNNNNNNNNNNNNNNNNNNNNNNNNNNNNNNNNNNNNNNNNNNNNNNNNNNNNNNNNNNNNNNNNNNNNNNNNNNNNNNNNNNNNNNNNNNNNNNNNNNNNNNNNNNNNNNNNNNNNNNNNNNNNNNNNNNNNNNNNNNNNNNNNNNNNNNNNNNNNNNNNNNNNNNNNNNNNNNNNNNNNNNNNNNNNNNNNNNNNNNNNNNNNNNNNNNNNNNNNNNNNNNNNNNNNAAGAGTGTGTTTTGAGTGAACGGAAAGTGTTTTGGAGATGACTTTTCAAAAAAGGAGAGTGCTTTTGAGAGGAGAAGGGCAAAATGTTtctattagaaaaaataaaataaatcttctttaaaaaaaattaaaaatacttttatactACCCACCACATAGAAATTAtgataaatgaaaaaagaaacttTTTTTCACAAACACGTggaatattttttaactttactTATCGACTTAtcgtgaaaattaatttaaaaaaaatatttattttataaaataataaagtatatAGCCAATAATTTACTGACGGACtcaattaagtaaaaataaaaaacatattttgattCGAGGGAAatgagaaattaaattaaaaagaaacaagggataaatttgttttcttaaatcGTTTACCTACAGTTAGTGACAATAGGtatatgtcatttttttttcagtCATAATTAGTGACACTCAACGTGTAgctaaaagtaattatagtgaATACATTAAACAATGAGTGTCCCAATacattatttttcttgttttaatataatagaaaacatgtaaatatatatgtttaattaatcgaatacatttttaaataaactataaatgTGTTGTCGAGGTTTCTTGTTTGAACAAGAGAAAGCCACACATCAATCTATAAATGTACAAAAATAGACATAACAACTTCAAATAAACTATTTTGTTgatcaaaaacaaattatttaaacgAAAATGTACATAATGAATTATAAAACATATAGAATTATCAaacttatttctttttctttttcttttttctttcaccGCCAACTTTTATATCAACtgcatattttcatttttcatcatCATCCAAACTTCTTGAAAAATAGTGAAGCTATAGCTGAATAAAACaactacatatataattaaagaCTAATAATGTTATTTGACATTGTAAATgtcttattttcttttaattgggcTCAGATACCAAATCTTGAGTATTTCCCTCAATTCTAGTTTTTATAGACATTTCAAAATACTCAgtataaagaaaattatagaGAAAATTCACGATACAAAAATTTCGAatcaaacacataaatattaaacaaaagtttcaaatcaaacacacagatattaaacaaaaaagaagatgaagataagGGCACTTATCCTCTAACAACAAGAATTAAGCttaatgttatttgttaataactgcaaacttataatttatagtagttaagttaattaaaatatttgataaaattaatttaaaaatgtaaaatgacatttttaattaaagcaAATAGCCCTCCTGTGAGGTTTAGTGGCAGCATGATGATGCAAATACCATGGTTCAAAATATCGATGGTAGTGCTTTTATAAATTCAAGTAAAATTGACTTTAGAAGTTTGGTTAGAAACTATGAGGGCTACATATTGTGTAGTTGATGACTATAAATACAAATAGATTTTATCGAAAAATTAAAACGTTGCCGTACACCGTGTTATTCTAGAAGGAAATTAATGTGCATACATTCAAGCAAATATGATAGCAAATGAGTTATATCATTACATGTATCTGTAGGTCTAGTTAGAGTCATGGAAAAAAATTAGTAGTTAGTGGAGTTTATTATATAGGGTGGAGGATAAAATTATGggatatctaaaaaaaaaatcattgaatCAGGGtctatttaatttagtttttaaaaagaaaaaacttgtttgaatgTATAGTTTTgcaataaaacttttaaaaacaattttcaaaattatggtttttaaaagCAAAAAAGCAAAATAGGTGATACATGTTTTCCCTTTTCCTATTCGTTTTTTTATACTTGAATACATAACCGAAAACACACACAAAACATGTTGTTTTCATTAATGACAAAATTGTAACACTTCAcaaatcaaatttttgaaaagaaCACTGGAAAGATGCAGGCATGAAGTACATGCATAAACCATATTCATCTCTAATATACTatcaaacaagtttttattttatttttaatttctaatataatatagatTTTAAGAATATGATTaccaaacatattttattttatagagcATAGTATAGTCCCCTGTAGGAGCTTGACTCTATAGTCTAGACAGTAGAAATATTCATTcctctttatttcttttattttcaataataatttgtttttctattattGATCTAATTGCTTGTGAATTGTTATATAGGCTTTTCTATTTATCATGTTGCATTAAATTGATCTCATCATCTGAAAACATCTGCAATCGACATCTTTCCATTTTAATTTGAAggtattatgttatattatattatttatctgGGAATTGTTATATTATGTTATTCAATAATTTAGTTTGGCATCACATAGATTAAATTTACTTCCCTCATTAGCCTAAACCTTAAATTCGCTTCACTTGACAATAGCATGTTGTAATAACTCTCATGTGTTTTGTTATTcgaagaaaataattataagacAAGTTAAGTGAGGAACATATATAATAGAAATGGAACCATGGATTTTCTTCATCTAGTTAGACGAGGATTTTATTCTTATCTTCTCTAAAACTGTGAAATATAGCTACAAAATATAAGACTCCCCCAATGCATTAGAAACATTGTCAAAATCACCGGACAATGAAATTTAAAGAGATTATGAAGATATGCATACATCATGACATAGATTGAAATAACTAATAAATCAAATCTATTATCAAAAGAGATGAGCATGATAGAATGAGAAAACATCTTTAGAGAAGAAACCAAAGTGGGAAAAGAGAAGACTTAGCTTCTAACATTCAACTCAGACTGAAAAAGTTCAAGTTGCATCAATAGAAGTGTAAATTTTCAATTCTATGcaaaaataattagatcaaatttatgtcttgttttttattttgaactaGCCACtagttatatatttaaaacactaTGAAATTGTTTAATAGAAATTACGGTTTGTTGGTAATATATAATCGAtacaaatttcattaattaatatcaaaataaaaagagatttcaaaatgaaataagaTAATGGGAAAATGCAATAGGGTTGGGCTTATGAGGAGATTGCAATGATATTTGGAGTTGCATGACATGGTTGGAATTTAGAGCGGCAAAAAGAAAGCTACATAATGAATCAGATCAGTGTCTATAAACTTTAGTTAGTTATTATCATATTTACCTGTACTAAGAATGGATCATATagcataacaaataaaattaatctgGCACATTACAATAAATTATGTGGTTGGATTCACTCGATGAGAATGCTGAATGTTAATTTCAACTCTCTTTACATATCCACCCATCCTAGTCATTTGTTTCATTAGCCTCTCAAACTTCTCAAATGAACGTGTACATACGAACAttcctaaattatttatttctagCACAATTTACAACATATCTTTCCTTCATGAAGAATATAATATGTGCATAAGAAAAGCTACAAAGGTTACATGTAATAACGTGTTGAGAATCCTTATCTCTAAGCTGCTGGCACCCGATCGTTTTGTTCTACGATTAATCTTTTTATCCTTGCTCCGGGTCACAGAGATGTTGACTGGCATAGAACCTAAAAAGAGTTTTCAATTGTAAGACATATTGAAGGAACTTATATTTCTTGcaaaaaataacaattcaaATGGTGAACTTACAATCATAGTCGGTCCATCCTATGCGTTGATTATCCAGGTCATAAACAACTATCCTATCTTTTAAGACAAGATATGTGTAAGATAAAATCAtacttgttaatttattattaccaTACTTCCATCATGTAAAAGACAATTTATGATCAACTTACTTgagcataatttattattaatatacttGAACATATATAGTATATTGGCATCTTTTTTGGAAATTAGATTGTTGTAACAAATGGAGAACagacataaaattttaaatatatattgaaatcaAATTGAATGATGATAATTAGAATTTAATCATTATCATCATGTGTTTTCCATTATCAACAGAAACATAAGACATCTTTAGAATATTTTACCATTTATAAAAGTTTCCATTTAATAATGAAATGAGAgaattctatatattttttcccAATTCTTTGCAGCACTCatagtttgtttaaatttgtcCACCATCTTACCTCCTAACATTGAAGGTCCACCTTGTGTTTTTTGAAAACCAATGCACCACGTTGAAGCGAACTGGTAAAGCATATTTTCACATCAGTGACACACAATTCCAGAGAATAAGTTACTTATATGCAAGAATATAACCAGAGCTTAACATAAATACTTCAATGCATACCATGAAATCATTGCGCACAAGGTATTGTGCTGGTTTTAGAACCATGGGCGCTCCACCCACAAAGTTAAAGTTGACTGAAGGAAAAATATCTATACTGAATATGTAATAAACACAATATTTAATTAGATATTCAGAAATCCTAATAGAATAAACACTTTTTTCATATGAAGTATATAAAGCTCttcataacaaatattatatttgtgatTACTTGGTTGAAACCAGACAGCAAGGACTTCCTTCTGAAATAGCATGGCTGCCAAGATGTGACACAGCAGTAGTTATCTACACATTCAGGAAACTAAACATCAGTATATGTTAAAgatcaaaatcattcataaaaTATGAGAGAAATAAGCTAACCCccttttaagaaaattaataaaaattatatacaaaaagATTAAACCTCAATACgatatttaatttctaaaatattgaaGATATACAAGTCTCTACTAAGTCATTTCTAgattttaaactaaaaagaaTTATTGACTAGATCAATGAATGGTTCACAATCTATCTATATCCAacgtaataatatttaatatcagCCAATAAGACAAGAACTTGAGAATCCATATTAACTCAATGGAAAAATGGCAAGTGATTTTAGGAAATAGACAAAACATGAGACAAGCAAACCAAAGAGTAAGAGCATATCCACAATATTTTCTTGCAAGGCTGATTCCTCGTCATAGAATAGGCAAAAGAGAATAATATGTCCAACAAAGTTGAATATTGCAATGTTTTGAGCGGGGTACAAGAAATCTTACGGCATTAACAAGAGGATCATAAGCTTCTTGAATAAGATATGCCAATGTTGTACCACTGTCAACTGCAATTCCTTGGTCGTACGATGTTGCAAATACTGCTGGATTAATTGAAAGAAGATACCCATTGACAGAAATGCTATGGAGTTTTAAGACGTAATGAAACCTGAGatttaattaaaaaggaaaatactAGTCAATTATACTGCAAAATATCACCTTAAGAGTAagaaaatacaagaaaaaaacaacacaagAAACATTTTAAACTGATTTTTAGCAATATGACCTTttacattcaattaaataaaaatattttaaaatgcttATCCACTGCTAAGTTGATTCAAACAAAACAAGGGTGTACCATGTGATGAAATTTTATAGATGAAAAAACATAACTAAACTGAAGAGGAAAGAAATGAACCACAAATTGAGGAAAGCAAAAGAGAAAAGCAAAGCAGAAGAGAACATATTGCAATGGGACCATTGGACTATAAACAATACTGGGCTCCAAAATTTCACCAATAACTAGAATTCCTCCTCCTTTGCCATTTCCTTTCAAACAGTGAGAGAAAACTTTGGGTGTTTTTCCTTGTGATGACAATTGTGATACAACTGATACATCACTAGGGCCAAACCCAAAGATTTCATCAATCGCTGTTGCCGTCTTGGTCAAAATTCCAGATACATGGGTGCTACACCTATTTCCAAAACACCATCCAATAAAGTTTATCAAAATCCATATTAAGTATTAGTATTAACAAAAACACGGGaatgaaagaaaaaactatCAGAGAAGATAAGCAAATCCCACCATTTACCAATTCtccattttattaaaaaaaattaacttattgacAAAACCTGCATTACCAATTTAATCCCACTCTCCTCTCCCAACATTCTCTCTAATTTTCAGTCCTACAAATCATGTCGAACAGTTCCCTCTACAAGAATAGGCTCCCTTCACCCACCTATCCAAGTTTAATTTCTATATGTTATGAATCCCACAAAGGatacacaaatatttataattgtccACAATAAATAAACGTAGGAGTTTCTCACCCAAAGAGAATGGTGGTTGAGGAGTTAACACTAGTCGGAGAAGACTTCCCGATGATCTTGTGAAAATACATGTCATCGAAGATATAAAACCCGGAGGTAGTACTGTCATCTTGAAATAGAAAAGAGTAGTTGCACTGGTTATGCTTATCCTTATGAGAGCATTTAACTTGCGCACCTTTAACCGCGAGAGGGCATATTGGGTCCGAGCAATGTACTAGTGCAGCCGTGGATGAACTAGTTGTGtcaaaaaaaattggatacaaCGCAACAAACAACAAATGTTAAGCTCCAAATCTAAATCTTGGTTCCCAAGGCCACAAAATAAACACTACACCACAAGTAAGTATATTTGTAGTAAAAAAGCAATGATGGAAATTGAAAATCCTGACCCCAACTCCATTGGAATGAGAGCAACCAATACAAGGATTATAGTTAACCCATAAGACGTCATTTCTGGTATCAATCTGAATAGTAAACTCCCTTGGTGGAAATCCAAGCTTTACTTTTGTGGCATAGAGTAACCTATGGATAATGTTATATACTTAGTTGTACTATATTCTAGGATCTGTTGGTGTGTTTTTCACAAAATTAATATCGAATTTATACATCCGGTAGATGTTAATGGAGTCCAAACTTGTCTTTTTTCTACCTAATTGATAGTCAAATTAACATATCGAAATTTCATCATATTTTAGAGAATAACAATATATAGTCACTCCTAGGCTCTGGGGTCGTGGCAAGCACTACCGTGGATGCACCCAACTTCAACTACATAATGTAATCCTTAAACAGCATGAATGAATCTCATCGGGACGAAACTGAATTTGGAGCCATTACGAGGGAGTGCATCAATTTTATGTCTACTAATTTTCAACATCGCAATGTTGCTTTTGTTAAAAGACAGTTTTTCAGTCAAAAAAAGCAAAATAGTCACTCCTATCTAAATGTGAGTCATTATATCACATTTTCTCTTTAAGGAAattcctattttattttattttttttcacttgTAGTGTATTATTGTTATACTAGTATTTTGCTTCACGTATAAGATTTGACACAAGAGTAAAAGGATCTAAATTAGGGTTAGACTAAATTAACGATCTATTTACATGAAAATTCGCTTAAGTCAATAAAAATAACGGCTAGACtcaatttagttcttaaaataaaaacatactagattatggcccgcgcgctgcgcggatattaattaattaaatttataagttttataagtaatattttatgtattataaatatagttatcttataatattactttattgatttgtaataattgaatatgattaggaaaattaaaatgaaggaaaatcatgtttattacaatcatctaatttaatttttaaaatattttgtaaaattcatatgataacttattatataNNNNNNNNNNNNNNNNNNNNNNNNNNNNNNNNNNNNNNNNNNNNNNNNNNNNNNNNNNNNNNNNNNNNNNNNNNNNNNNNNNNNNNNNNNNNNNNNNNNNNNNNNNNNNNNNNNNNNNNNNNNNNNNNNNNNNNNNNNNNNNNNNNNNNNNNNNNNNNNNNNNNNNNNNNNNNNNNNNNNNNNNNNNNNNNNNNNNNNNNNNNNNNNNNNNNNNNNNNNNNNNNNNNNNNNNNNNNNNNNNNNNNNNNNNNNNNNNNNNNNNNNNNNNNNNNNNNNNNNNNNNNNNNNNNNNNNNNNNNNNNNNNNNNNNNNNNNNNNNNNNNNNNNNNNNNNNNNNNNNNNNNNNNNNNNNNNNNNNNNNNNNNNNNNNNNNNNNNNNNNNNNNNNNNNNNNNNNNNNNNNNNNNNNNNNNNNNNNNNNNNNNNNNNNNNNNNNNNNNNNNNNNNNNNNNNNNNNNNNNNNNNNNNNNNNNNNNNNNNNNNNNNNNNNNNNNNNNNNNNNNNNNNNNNNNNNNNNNNNNNNNNNNNNNNNNNNNNNNNNNNNNNNNNNNNNNNNNNNNNNNNNNNNNNNNNNNNNNNNNNNNNNNNNNNNNNNNNNNNNNNNNNNNNNNNNNNNNNNNNNNNNNNNNNNNNNNNNNNNNNNNNNNNNNNNNNNNNNNNNNNNNNNNNNNNNNNNNNNNNNNNNNNNNNNNNNNNNNNNNNNNNNNNNNNNNNNNNNNNNNNNNNNNNNNNNNNNNNNNNNNNNNNNNNNNNNNNNNNNNNNNNNNNNNNNNNNNNNNNNNNNNNNNNNNNNNNNNNNNNNNNNNNNNNNNNNNNNNNNNNNNNNNNNNNNNNNNNNNNNNNNNNNNNNNNNNNNNNNNNNNNNNNNNNNNNNNNNNNNNNNNNNNNNNNNNNNNNNNNNNNNNNNNNNNNNNNNNNNNNNNNNNNNNNNNNNNNNNNNNNNNNNNNNNNNNNNNNNNNNNNNNNNNNNNNNNNNNNNNNNNNNNNNNNNNNNNNNNNNNNNNNNNNNNNNNNNNNNNNNNNNNNNNNatttgactcattgtactttgattgttaatttatttttcaacatataatggtatttgtatttatttgacgaaataaaatgtaaaatacaaacccaaaaataagatgtaaaaaaaatttattatgatttactatttaatattttttattttaaaaaaatgtcaatgttgaattatattgtagcctagtgtaaatttatttgttttattattatgatgttttaattgcgagaatgagaaattattgtaaaaaaaaaataagttgttgtGGCATccggagtctattttaaatatatatagtagatgatagattttaaaaattggaagtaacttttttaataatttttcatatattcgtattttatgattatttttaataaatttatgtattttctgtcaaaaagaatatatatttttattttataaagtgttactaaaaaatggattgacaattaatagtaattaaatttttaacgtataaaatcattactcacaatAAGTGAAATgatataattgttcataaaaggaaaattaaataaagaacatttatgtcgatatttatgagtgattaggtgattttttttttattgaatttaatgactttggtaaatgactaataatattataaaatagtttataaatttattataagataacttataaaataatttgat is a window encoding:
- the LOC101506738 gene encoding probable protein phosphatase 2C 42 isoform X1 — protein: MVSELWNARPQVATTGTCCLVGVIFQQTLFIANVGDYRVVLGKKVGNTGGVAAIQLSTEHNANFEGVRQELRELHPYDPQIVVLKHGVWRVKGIIQVNKLEESFNVINSRKSHLQHIYLQRTISSRNNL
- the LOC101506738 gene encoding probable protein phosphatase 2C 42 isoform X2 — protein: MVSELWNARPQVATTGTCCLVGVIFQQTLFIANVGDYRVVLGKKVGNTGGVAAIQLSTEHNANFEGVRQELRELHPYDPQIVVLKHGVWRVKGIIQCCVEGALILSFDYRIIDWCVFPIASHHHGE
- the LOC101506738 gene encoding probable protein phosphatase 2C 42 isoform X3 gives rise to the protein MVSELWNARPQVATTGTCCLVGVIFQQTLFIANVGDYRVVLGKKVGNTGGVAAIQLSTEHNANFEGVRQELRELHPYDPQIVVLKHGVWRVKGIIQDNRLVCVPHCFPSSR
- the LOC101508346 gene encoding aspartic proteinase 36-like, with the translated sequence LLYATKVKLGFPPREFTIQIDTRNDVLWVNYNPCIGCSHSNGVGVRIIFFDTTSSSTAALVHCSDPICPLAVKGAQVKCSHKDKHNQCNYSFLFQDDSTTSGFYIFDDMYFHKIIGKSSPTSVNSSTTILFGCSTHVSGILTKTATAIDEIFGFGPSDVSVVSQLSSQGKTPKVFSHCLKGNGKGGGILVIGEILEPSIVYSPMVPLQYHYVLKLHSISVNGYLLSINPAVFATSYDQGIAVDSGTTLAYLIQEAYDPLVNAITTAVSHLGSHAISEGSPCCLVSTNIDIFPSVNFNFVGGAPMVLKPAQYLVRNDFMVCIEFASTWCIGFQKTQGGPSMLGDLVLKDRIVVYDLDNQRIGWTDYDCSMPVNISVTRSKDKKINRRTKRSGASSLEIRILNTLLHVTFVAFLMHILYSS